One Nonomuraea angiospora DNA segment encodes these proteins:
- a CDS encoding MarR family winged helix-turn-helix transcriptional regulator: MDTPEGPPPQRLRTLPSRLTNQAAQTANRFVDQALGQAGVRRYHYALLAALEEYGPASQAALGRRTGIDRSDMVATVNDLAERRLLERAPDPDDRRRNIITITAAGRSQLTDLDRLLAAAQDEFLAPLPAADRRNLIDLLTRLVTHHGDKHA, from the coding sequence GTGGACACGCCAGAGGGACCGCCGCCCCAGCGGCTGCGTACGCTGCCGAGCAGGTTGACCAACCAGGCGGCGCAGACCGCCAACCGGTTCGTGGACCAAGCGCTCGGCCAAGCCGGCGTCCGGCGCTACCACTACGCCCTGCTCGCCGCCCTGGAGGAGTACGGCCCCGCCAGCCAGGCCGCCCTCGGCCGCCGCACCGGCATCGACCGCAGCGACATGGTGGCGACCGTCAACGACCTCGCCGAACGGCGACTTCTCGAGCGCGCGCCCGACCCGGACGACCGCCGGCGCAACATCATCACCATCACCGCGGCAGGCCGCAGCCAACTCACCGACCTCGACCGGCTACTCGCCGCCGCCCAAGACGAGTTCCTCGCCCCTCTGCCCGCGGCCGACCGGCGCAACCTGATCGACCTGCTCACCCGCCTCGTCACCCATCACGGCGACAAACACGCCTGA
- a CDS encoding tyrosine-type recombinase/integrase, protein MGEDGQLATAGEHPLISAAPEAAGAHTAADHALSADTRRLIADGVPANTRRAYARQWAAFTAWCTTQSRLALPATGATLAEYTAQLCAAGQAPASIEQALAAVRTMHRLSGHPNQPATEAARLALRAYKRHRAENGGRGQREAPPITIDALRAMVAACDLTTPIGLRDRLLLVLGLALMGRRSELVALNREDVREVSDGLEVVIRTSKTDKDSTGETIAIPRGSHPLTDPVAAWRDWLHVLDQAGDATPRLLRRVNRHGSIGPSLGADAVNVIVRDLAVRAGVPSADTITAHSLRAGGATVAYAAGVPVAIIAKHGRWAPTSPVVLRYIRAVDRWRDNAMRNVGL, encoded by the coding sequence ATGGGCGAGGATGGGCAACTGGCGACGGCGGGAGAGCACCCGCTGATTTCCGCGGCTCCTGAAGCTGCCGGCGCCCACACCGCCGCCGACCACGCGCTCAGCGCCGACACCCGCCGCCTCATCGCCGACGGCGTACCCGCCAACACCCGCCGCGCTTACGCCCGCCAATGGGCCGCCTTCACCGCCTGGTGCACGACCCAGAGCCGCCTCGCTCTGCCCGCCACCGGCGCGACCCTGGCCGAATACACCGCCCAGCTGTGCGCCGCCGGACAGGCCCCCGCCAGCATCGAACAGGCCCTCGCCGCGGTGCGCACCATGCACCGCCTGTCCGGCCACCCCAATCAGCCCGCCACCGAGGCCGCCCGGCTCGCCCTGCGCGCCTACAAGCGCCACCGCGCCGAGAACGGCGGACGCGGGCAACGCGAGGCCCCGCCGATCACGATCGACGCGCTGCGCGCCATGGTCGCCGCCTGCGACCTGACCACCCCGATCGGGCTACGTGACCGGCTGCTGCTCGTGCTCGGCCTGGCGCTGATGGGCCGCCGCAGCGAGCTGGTGGCGCTCAACCGGGAGGACGTACGGGAGGTCTCCGACGGCCTGGAGGTGGTCATCCGCACCTCCAAGACCGACAAGGACTCGACCGGCGAGACCATCGCCATCCCCCGGGGCAGTCACCCGCTCACCGACCCGGTCGCCGCCTGGCGCGACTGGCTGCACGTACTCGACCAGGCCGGAGACGCCACCCCAAGGCTGCTGCGCCGCGTCAACCGGCACGGCAGCATCGGCCCGTCACTCGGCGCCGACGCGGTCAACGTCATCGTCCGCGACCTGGCCGTCCGAGCCGGCGTGCCCAGCGCGGACACGATCACCGCGCACAGCCTGCGCGCCGGCGGCGCCACCGTCGCCTACGCCGCCGGCGTCCCGGTCGCCATCATCGCCAAACACGGCCGTTGGGCCCCGACCTCACCCGTCGTGCTGCGCTACATCCGCGCCGTCGACCGCTGGCGCGACAACGCCATGCGCAACGTCGGACTTTGA
- a CDS encoding MFS transporter, which translates to MIVVGLGTVWILDGLEVTIVGNLSGQLAKPGSGLEITQAQVAGLAAALYVAGACLGALFFGWLTDRFGRKKLFLITLIVYLAATLMTAFSFHAWWFFLFRFMTGFGIGGEYAAINSAIDELIPSHHRGRIDIIINGSYWLGAAGGALLTVPLLSDLPVNIGWRIAFGLGVVLGLAILLVRRHVPESPRWLFIHGKEKEAEEIVGGIERQIGGDLPEPKESVTVHQRKSIGFLRIAHTMVALYPKRTILGLSLFIGQAFLYNAITFGYAQILTTFFKIDTNAGYYFAVIAVGNFLGPLLLGRLFDTVGRIPMISATYIGSGLLLLGTAWLFSQGLLTAVTLTACWSVVLFVASAGASSAYLTVSEIFPMETRALAIAFFFAIGTAAGGIAGPLVFASLVETGVPGDTALAFSIGGIVMIAAGLVELLFGVKAERKSLESIATPLSAAT; encoded by the coding sequence ATGATCGTCGTAGGGCTCGGCACCGTCTGGATACTCGACGGGCTCGAAGTCACCATCGTAGGCAACCTCTCAGGGCAGCTCGCCAAGCCGGGCAGCGGCCTGGAGATCACTCAGGCGCAGGTCGCGGGCCTGGCCGCCGCGCTTTATGTCGCCGGCGCCTGCTTGGGCGCGCTGTTCTTCGGCTGGCTGACCGACAGGTTCGGCAGGAAGAAACTCTTCCTCATCACGCTGATCGTCTACCTGGCGGCGACCCTGATGACCGCGTTCTCCTTCCACGCGTGGTGGTTCTTCCTGTTCAGGTTCATGACGGGGTTCGGGATCGGCGGCGAGTACGCGGCCATCAACTCCGCCATCGACGAGCTCATCCCGAGTCACCACCGGGGGCGCATCGACATCATCATCAACGGCAGCTACTGGCTCGGCGCCGCCGGCGGCGCGCTGTTGACCGTGCCGCTGCTGAGCGACCTGCCGGTGAACATCGGCTGGCGCATCGCGTTCGGCCTGGGCGTGGTGCTGGGCCTGGCGATCCTGCTGGTACGGCGGCACGTACCGGAGAGCCCGCGCTGGCTGTTCATCCACGGCAAGGAGAAGGAGGCCGAGGAGATCGTCGGCGGCATCGAGCGGCAGATCGGCGGCGACCTGCCGGAGCCGAAGGAGTCGGTGACCGTGCACCAGCGCAAGTCCATCGGTTTCCTCCGGATCGCCCACACGATGGTGGCGCTCTATCCCAAACGTACGATCCTCGGCCTGTCGCTCTTCATCGGACAGGCGTTCCTCTACAACGCGATCACCTTCGGGTACGCGCAGATCCTGACCACCTTCTTCAAGATCGACACGAATGCCGGCTACTACTTCGCCGTCATCGCGGTCGGGAACTTCCTCGGCCCGCTCCTGCTCGGCCGCCTCTTCGACACCGTGGGCAGGATCCCGATGATCTCGGCCACGTACATCGGGTCCGGGCTGCTCCTGCTGGGCACGGCCTGGCTGTTCAGCCAGGGCCTGCTGACCGCCGTCACGCTGACCGCGTGCTGGTCGGTGGTGCTCTTCGTGGCCTCGGCCGGGGCGAGTTCGGCGTACCTGACCGTCAGCGAGATCTTCCCGATGGAGACCAGGGCTCTGGCCATCGCGTTCTTCTTCGCGATCGGCACCGCCGCCGGCGGCATCGCCGGCCCGCTCGTCTTCGCCTCCCTGGTCGAGACCGGGGTGCCCGGGGACACGGCGCTCGCGTTCTCCATCGGCGGCATCGTGATGATCGCGGCGGGGCTGGTCGAGCTGCTGTTCGGGGTCAAGGCCGAGCGCAAGAGCCTGGAGTCCATCGCGACGCCGCTCAGCGCGGCGACATGA
- a CDS encoding phytanoyl-CoA dioxygenase family protein — MDDTTLVSRFLRDGFVKLEGAVAPRVAADCARLLWRETGCDPDDPSTWTQPVHWVGGMAQGPFAAAPNSPFLQHAYDLLVGAGRWEPRYSLGTFPLRFPHEEEPDDAGWHIEGSYLPEGESWYFTNLRSQGRALLMLFLFSEVGEEDAPTRIRVGSHLDVPKVLEKYGEEGASGLTLAPDLVAASDHRPLALATGSPGDVFLCHPFLVHAAQAHHGVRPRFMAQPPLMPAAPYELERADGAYSPVEIAIRRGLGWDTPGPDGDGTDHNAG; from the coding sequence ATGGATGACACGACCTTGGTATCCCGTTTCCTCCGTGACGGCTTCGTGAAGTTGGAGGGCGCCGTCGCGCCGCGCGTGGCCGCGGACTGCGCGCGGCTGCTGTGGCGGGAGACGGGCTGCGACCCGGACGATCCGTCGACGTGGACGCAGCCCGTGCACTGGGTGGGCGGCATGGCGCAGGGACCATTCGCCGCCGCGCCCAACTCCCCGTTCCTGCAGCACGCGTACGACCTGCTCGTCGGCGCGGGACGCTGGGAGCCGCGCTACTCGCTGGGCACGTTCCCGCTGCGCTTCCCCCACGAGGAGGAGCCGGACGACGCGGGCTGGCACATCGAGGGGAGCTATCTGCCGGAGGGCGAGAGCTGGTACTTCACGAATCTGCGCTCCCAGGGCCGGGCGCTGCTGATGCTGTTCCTGTTCAGCGAGGTCGGTGAGGAGGACGCCCCGACCCGGATCCGGGTCGGCTCACACCTCGACGTGCCGAAGGTGCTGGAGAAGTACGGGGAGGAAGGGGCGAGCGGGCTGACCCTCGCGCCCGATCTGGTGGCGGCGTCCGACCACCGACCGCTCGCCCTTGCCACCGGGTCCCCGGGCGACGTCTTCCTGTGCCATCCGTTCCTGGTGCACGCGGCGCAGGCGCACCATGGGGTGCGTCCGCGCTTCATGGCCCAGCCGCCGCTGATGCCGGCCGCGCCGTACGAGCTGGAGCGGGCCGACGGCGCGTACTCCCCCGTGGAGATCGCGATCCGCCGGGGCCTGGGATGGGACACCCCCGGTCCGGACGGGGACGGCACCGACCACAACGCCGGGTAG
- a CDS encoding ABC transporter substrate-binding protein yields the protein MRMRGMWPALGLALVTALSGCQATTHLAASAGPAVYPDKAGSPGITDATLTIAVAGVTNQDSTLRASYGPVFAALQKVVEQVNAEGGVTGRKLTMVPMFDAVKGDEKSVADATRVICDLAVRRERSFLMQGQPSFGSVKELEQAGCVAGTRTVNVLRTGLIKADELTKSPDVVAPYALDDVTAARTLVRRLAAEKFFDGATKVGVLNPGGGYAATINDVLVKELAVLGIKDPFVLIGKGGAETQADASSNVLKLKMAKVDRIVYLNDSQGGLLLQRAMVGQKFTPPLGTLNNVYPEDLITYAKYPAHNVYVVSTLAGFSTSDNNGELLGLPKTQASSRCLGAINKTGQKLAPGTSFPLLAACDVLGLTVEALRAGGAKEPSTAAFFTGLSKLPKFDSAFGIPLDFSHGRAGASQVWSLKGDDSCSCLKTTGGPYPVARG from the coding sequence ATGCGCATGCGAGGAATGTGGCCCGCGCTCGGGTTGGCGCTGGTGACAGCCCTGTCCGGCTGCCAGGCTACGACCCATCTGGCGGCTTCGGCCGGACCGGCGGTGTACCCGGACAAGGCCGGATCACCGGGAATCACCGACGCCACGCTCACCATCGCGGTCGCCGGGGTGACAAACCAGGACTCGACCCTGCGAGCGTCCTACGGTCCGGTCTTCGCGGCGCTGCAGAAGGTCGTTGAGCAGGTCAACGCCGAGGGAGGCGTGACCGGCAGGAAGCTGACCATGGTCCCGATGTTCGACGCCGTCAAGGGCGATGAGAAGTCAGTCGCGGATGCCACCCGGGTCATCTGCGATCTCGCCGTCCGCCGTGAGCGCAGCTTCCTGATGCAGGGCCAACCGTCGTTCGGCTCGGTCAAGGAACTGGAGCAGGCCGGCTGCGTCGCCGGCACCCGCACTGTGAACGTGCTGCGCACCGGTTTGATCAAGGCCGACGAATTGACGAAGTCGCCCGATGTCGTCGCGCCTTACGCGCTGGACGACGTGACCGCCGCACGGACCCTGGTCAGACGGCTCGCAGCGGAGAAGTTCTTCGACGGCGCGACCAAGGTCGGCGTGCTGAACCCCGGTGGCGGCTACGCCGCGACGATCAACGATGTGCTGGTCAAAGAGCTGGCGGTGCTGGGGATCAAAGACCCGTTCGTGCTGATCGGCAAGGGCGGCGCGGAAACCCAGGCCGACGCGAGCTCGAACGTGCTGAAGCTCAAAATGGCCAAGGTGGACCGGATCGTATACCTCAACGACAGCCAGGGCGGCCTCCTGCTGCAGCGGGCGATGGTCGGCCAGAAGTTCACCCCACCGCTCGGAACCCTGAACAACGTCTATCCAGAGGATCTGATCACGTACGCGAAATACCCTGCGCACAACGTATACGTGGTGTCCACGCTCGCGGGCTTCAGCACCTCCGACAACAACGGGGAGCTCCTGGGCTTGCCCAAGACACAGGCTTCAAGTCGCTGCCTCGGAGCCATCAACAAGACCGGGCAGAAGCTCGCCCCTGGAACGTCATTCCCGTTGCTCGCCGCCTGCGACGTGCTGGGGCTGACGGTGGAGGCGCTGCGGGCCGGCGGTGCCAAGGAGCCCTCAACGGCAGCCTTCTTCACAGGCCTGTCAAAACTGCCCAAGTTCGACTCGGCGTTCGGGATCCCGCTGGACTTCAGCCATGGTCGGGCCGGCGCCTCCCAGGTGTGGAGCCTCAAGGGAGACGACAGCTGCAGCTGTCTGAAGACCACCGGCGGCCCGTATCCGGTCGCGCGCGGCTGA
- a CDS encoding S8 family serine peptidase, with protein MAGRLYKDSRSVLAFARAAGQEVVTVLLLACDGRVEEVADVVAGAGGTVLRRYDPIGYLRAAVPLDSVESVVDSPAVHTASVMHTEDGAVRQPQMPDPGAESPLAEDRGQRLPRLVDPIASPYSALPDLAAQSWRDQHPTWDGRGVTVGIIDGFIDQLLPEFQTATTIDGAPVRKILDNVNPMDPAIDRGPEWITDWRRVTAVDGAFTVDGRRFNAPRDAEYELGHLDERLLYFGRKDLRRDGNPEGSSPLFAVLWDRAAGRVWVDTDQDDDFTDERELADYAERGDIGTFGDPHSATPIRESTMFSVKIRADRDAVAINIGGGAHGTGIAGATFGSRGEHGRYDGIAPGTQIVMMCPCPADARGTPATYLEALIAAMSDPRIDLVVYEWSYYTTVGYLPKDGGSIAAVVAQRLVEVYGKPLFVPASNRGWLNQINEEAAARGVIAVGGYQSQECYRINDGLLVSDSDNLHWASSHGPAGDGGMTPLLLAPSDLLSSQLGYETDRRGPHRLPTGYMIVGGTSTATPAAAAATALLISAAKQLGVPYDTDRLRRALCGSARYLDEVPAHTQGHGLIQVEAAWRLLTELAAVDPERAAGMRLDVEAAVRTAVSANLTTPHRGRGLFEREGWRAGDRRTSVIAVTRTAGPPEPLPVELSWLGNDGTFSCAKTATLPRGEQVEIAVEVAPPAPGVHSAVLVVKDPRDPLAEQRVLATVVVPDVSDLGAVPSVHAEVGYRMAWPGARYIEVPEGAAAIRFEGSDLAVSLPHGGSPLTGEVPEDRTDHGKCDKTWSRPVPGVWEACFIARPAWSERHRLVEEKTRKGNLLVELYGVQLSLAEPPTAPMAGRSQDIVLNLHNRFAGFTGVVRSRPLGTACTGRYQISGRRTRAHHIEVAPGSDLLLVDVRTDTEDADLDVYLYDCTAASPRLVKRQTGDPAGGPLFTENPAPGRWVAVVDAPDVSYEYLELSTNPVHGWLGVAEAAAERPAGARWSTTAHLWFGATAHQVHRQQAALLWVDSDDVQAQSSATKKKASAERVPLGWAALLFSDSGPRWIAGDRHRRCS; from the coding sequence ATGGCTGGACGCCTGTACAAGGACAGCAGAAGCGTGCTGGCCTTCGCCCGCGCGGCCGGGCAGGAGGTTGTGACCGTCCTGCTGCTCGCCTGCGACGGCCGCGTCGAGGAGGTCGCCGACGTCGTCGCCGGAGCGGGTGGGACGGTGCTTCGCCGATACGACCCGATCGGCTATCTGCGCGCCGCCGTGCCCCTGGACAGCGTCGAGTCGGTCGTCGACAGCCCGGCCGTACACACCGCCTCGGTGATGCACACCGAGGACGGCGCCGTGCGGCAGCCACAGATGCCGGACCCCGGGGCAGAGAGCCCATTGGCCGAGGATCGGGGACAGCGCCTGCCGCGGCTGGTGGATCCGATCGCGTCGCCCTACTCAGCCTTGCCGGATCTGGCGGCGCAGAGCTGGCGTGACCAGCACCCCACGTGGGATGGCCGGGGGGTGACCGTGGGGATCATCGACGGGTTCATCGACCAATTGCTGCCGGAGTTCCAGACCGCGACGACCATCGACGGGGCTCCGGTGCGCAAGATCCTGGACAACGTCAACCCGATGGATCCGGCGATCGACCGCGGGCCGGAATGGATTACCGACTGGCGCCGGGTGACCGCCGTGGACGGCGCTTTCACCGTCGACGGCCGGCGCTTCAACGCCCCTCGGGATGCAGAGTACGAGCTCGGCCACCTCGATGAGCGACTGCTGTACTTCGGCCGCAAGGATCTGCGACGCGACGGTAACCCGGAGGGGTCCAGCCCGCTGTTCGCGGTGCTGTGGGACCGGGCCGCCGGCCGGGTATGGGTGGATACCGATCAGGACGACGACTTCACCGACGAGCGCGAACTGGCCGATTACGCCGAACGCGGCGACATCGGCACCTTCGGCGACCCCCACTCAGCGACCCCGATACGCGAGTCGACCATGTTCAGCGTCAAGATCCGTGCCGATCGGGATGCGGTGGCGATCAACATTGGTGGCGGCGCACACGGAACCGGGATCGCCGGGGCGACCTTCGGAAGCCGGGGCGAGCACGGCAGGTACGACGGCATCGCCCCCGGAACCCAGATCGTCATGATGTGCCCCTGCCCGGCCGACGCGCGCGGCACGCCGGCCACGTATCTCGAGGCGCTGATTGCCGCGATGAGCGACCCGCGAATAGACCTGGTGGTCTACGAGTGGTCTTATTACACCACCGTCGGCTATCTGCCGAAGGACGGTGGGTCGATCGCCGCCGTGGTGGCGCAACGGCTGGTTGAGGTGTACGGCAAGCCGCTGTTCGTGCCGGCGTCCAACCGGGGGTGGCTCAACCAGATCAACGAGGAGGCCGCCGCGCGAGGCGTGATCGCCGTCGGCGGCTACCAGTCCCAGGAGTGCTACCGGATCAATGACGGTTTGCTGGTATCGGACAGCGACAACCTGCACTGGGCCTCATCGCACGGGCCCGCCGGCGACGGAGGGATGACCCCGCTGTTGCTGGCGCCGAGCGATCTGCTCTCCAGCCAGCTCGGGTACGAGACCGACCGGAGGGGCCCGCACCGGCTGCCGACCGGTTACATGATCGTCGGCGGGACCTCAACCGCGACCCCGGCGGCGGCCGCCGCCACCGCGCTGCTCATCAGCGCAGCCAAGCAGCTGGGTGTCCCGTACGACACGGACCGCTTGCGGCGGGCGTTGTGCGGATCGGCCCGTTACCTGGACGAGGTGCCGGCACACACCCAAGGACATGGGCTGATCCAGGTGGAGGCCGCCTGGCGCCTGCTGACTGAGCTGGCCGCCGTGGACCCCGAGCGCGCGGCCGGCATGCGGCTGGACGTCGAGGCCGCGGTCCGCACCGCGGTGAGCGCCAACCTGACCACGCCGCATCGCGGTCGCGGTCTGTTCGAGCGGGAGGGCTGGCGGGCCGGCGACCGGCGAACCTCGGTGATCGCCGTGACCCGGACTGCCGGGCCTCCTGAGCCGCTGCCCGTGGAGCTGTCCTGGCTCGGCAACGATGGGACCTTCAGCTGCGCGAAGACCGCGACCCTTCCACGCGGCGAGCAGGTGGAGATCGCTGTGGAGGTCGCGCCGCCGGCGCCGGGAGTGCACAGCGCGGTGCTGGTGGTCAAGGATCCCAGAGACCCGCTGGCAGAGCAGCGGGTACTGGCCACCGTGGTGGTCCCGGACGTGAGCGATCTCGGCGCGGTGCCCTCCGTCCACGCCGAGGTCGGCTACCGCATGGCCTGGCCTGGGGCGCGGTACATCGAGGTCCCGGAAGGGGCAGCCGCGATCCGCTTCGAGGGCTCGGACCTTGCGGTGAGTCTGCCGCACGGCGGGAGCCCGCTGACCGGTGAAGTCCCGGAGGACCGGACCGACCACGGCAAATGCGACAAGACGTGGAGCCGGCCGGTCCCCGGAGTCTGGGAGGCGTGCTTCATCGCCCGCCCTGCGTGGAGCGAGAGGCACAGGCTGGTGGAGGAGAAGACCCGCAAAGGAAACCTTCTCGTCGAGCTGTACGGCGTGCAGCTGTCCCTGGCGGAACCACCGACCGCGCCGATGGCCGGGCGGTCGCAGGACATCGTGCTGAACCTTCACAACCGTTTCGCCGGTTTCACCGGTGTTGTCCGCAGCCGTCCGCTCGGGACGGCGTGCACCGGCCGCTACCAGATCTCCGGTCGGCGGACGCGAGCGCACCATATCGAGGTCGCCCCAGGCTCGGACCTGCTCCTGGTCGACGTGCGCACCGACACAGAAGACGCCGACCTCGACGTGTATCTCTACGACTGCACAGCCGCCAGTCCGCGGCTGGTAAAGAGGCAGACCGGAGATCCGGCCGGCGGTCCACTGTTCACGGAGAATCCGGCACCCGGCCGCTGGGTGGCGGTGGTGGATGCGCCCGATGTGTCATACGAGTATCTGGAGCTGTCCACCAACCCGGTACACGGGTGGCTCGGCGTCGCCGAGGCAGCCGCGGAACGGCCCGCCGGCGCGCGGTGGTCGACGACCGCTCACCTGTGGTTCGGCGCGACGGCGCACCAGGTCCACCGGCAGCAGGCCGCGCTGCTCTGGGTGGACAGCGACGACGTCCAGGCCCAGAGCTCCGCAACGAAAAAGAAAGCCTCTGCCGAGCGCGTGCCACTCGGCTGGGCTGCACTGCTCTTCTCGGATTCAGGTCCCCGGTGGATCGCCGGTGACCGTCATCGGAGGTGTTCTTGA
- a CDS encoding FAD-binding oxidoreductase, producing MPMTKLAADALQTPVGVWTGLTQHDDQTGSFTISFAPDGTVALRTPRSVGTGVWRADRPGRFSYELTELFPHSRRRQINVEARLEGAGYHGTGTVTTSANRLADGQAAWHDVVSLGARIRGRTLFPGDEGFEEACSGWLLTVEHRPAAVVVAADADDVAAALRFAAQAGRPVAVQSTGHGKSVPADGAVFIATGELRELSVDPRAGTARIGAGLRWGEVLTAAAEHGLAPLCGSSGQVGVMGYLTGGGLPLAARTYGFAADHVRSLDLVTADGLLRTVSPALEPDLFWAVRGGKSNFGVVVAAEIELLPLRTVYGGELRYPVEDRRRAAHVLGSYLAWVKEQPEEMSSSVTLLRFPDVPQLPEEFRGRSFVQVRLVYVGEEEQGGRLAEPLRALGPDKDTCDARPYTQITEIYQDPKNPVMAHLRSALLHELDDEAVEELVSFIDPSALGGPFPGIELRHLGGALNRPPGRSHAVSTQGAAFHLWMRMPAPAEQAEAVRKVADEALERLRRWDTGAVLPGFLFDHDSAPERVRRAYTEEDYRRLATLKAKYDPTQLFRINHNIPPSGNGERTRS from the coding sequence ATGCCGATGACGAAGCTCGCGGCCGACGCGCTCCAGACCCCCGTGGGAGTCTGGACCGGCCTGACGCAGCACGACGATCAGACCGGCTCCTTCACCATCTCGTTCGCGCCTGACGGAACAGTCGCGCTGCGCACTCCTCGCAGCGTGGGCACCGGCGTCTGGCGCGCGGACCGGCCCGGCCGGTTCTCCTACGAGCTCACCGAGCTTTTCCCGCACTCGCGCCGCCGGCAGATCAACGTCGAGGCTCGCCTTGAGGGAGCCGGATATCACGGGACCGGCACCGTCACCACCTCGGCGAACCGCCTCGCCGACGGGCAGGCGGCCTGGCACGACGTGGTGAGCCTGGGCGCGCGGATCCGGGGGCGCACGCTGTTCCCCGGTGACGAGGGCTTCGAGGAGGCCTGCTCCGGCTGGTTGCTGACGGTCGAGCACCGGCCCGCGGCGGTCGTGGTCGCCGCGGACGCCGATGACGTGGCCGCCGCCCTCCGGTTCGCGGCGCAGGCGGGACGCCCGGTCGCGGTGCAGTCGACCGGGCACGGCAAGTCGGTGCCCGCGGATGGAGCCGTGTTCATCGCCACCGGGGAGCTGCGCGAGCTGTCGGTGGACCCGCGTGCCGGCACCGCGCGGATCGGAGCCGGGCTGCGGTGGGGCGAGGTGCTCACCGCGGCGGCCGAGCACGGCCTCGCGCCGCTGTGCGGCTCCTCCGGCCAGGTCGGGGTGATGGGCTACCTGACCGGCGGCGGCCTCCCGCTGGCCGCTCGTACGTACGGCTTCGCCGCCGACCACGTCCGCTCGCTCGACCTCGTCACCGCCGACGGCCTGCTCCGCACCGTCTCGCCGGCCCTGGAGCCCGACCTGTTCTGGGCGGTACGGGGTGGCAAGAGCAACTTCGGTGTCGTGGTCGCGGCCGAGATCGAGCTGCTGCCGCTGCGTACCGTCTACGGCGGTGAGCTCCGCTACCCGGTCGAGGACCGCAGGCGCGCCGCCCACGTGCTCGGCTCCTACCTGGCCTGGGTCAAGGAGCAGCCGGAGGAGATGTCGTCCTCGGTGACATTGCTGCGCTTCCCTGACGTGCCGCAGTTGCCCGAGGAGTTCCGCGGCCGTTCGTTCGTCCAGGTGCGGCTGGTCTACGTGGGGGAGGAGGAGCAGGGCGGGCGGCTGGCGGAGCCGCTGCGTGCGCTCGGGCCGGACAAGGACACCTGCGACGCCCGGCCGTACACGCAGATCACCGAGATCTACCAGGACCCCAAGAACCCCGTCATGGCGCACCTGCGCAGCGCGTTGTTGCACGAACTGGACGACGAGGCCGTGGAGGAGCTGGTCTCGTTCATCGACCCGTCGGCACTCGGGGGGCCGTTCCCCGGCATCGAGCTACGTCACCTGGGCGGGGCTCTGAACCGGCCGCCCGGCCGCTCGCACGCGGTCAGCACCCAGGGCGCGGCCTTCCACCTGTGGATGCGGATGCCGGCTCCGGCCGAGCAGGCCGAGGCGGTGCGCAAGGTCGCCGACGAGGCGCTGGAACGGCTGCGGCGGTGGGACACCGGTGCCGTGCTGCCGGGGTTCCTGTTCGACCACGACTCGGCTCCCGAGCGGGTCAGGCGGGCCTACACCGAGGAGGACTACCGGCGGCTGGCCACGCTGAAGGCGAAGTACGACCCGACCCAGCTCTTCCGTATCAACCACAACATCCCGCCGTCCGGCAACGGCGAGCGCACCCGATCCTGA
- a CDS encoding AraC family transcriptional regulator → MLERLNQAMEHIELHLDQAVEVEELARIAATSEHHLRRMFSALAGMPLSEYVRRRRLTVAGAEVLAGRETLLEIAVRYGYGSGEAFARAFRAMHGIGPGEARRTGAALNSQSRMAFRLTIEGSSSMRYRIVDRADFTVVGFRTRVPLVHAGPNQAIMDFVRGADPRALECLQKLSDQEPHGIVAVCDDMDPSRAEGTELDYYHGVITSAAAPEGTTTLAVPAGTWAVFTTSGPAPQAIQELWRDVFTEWFPSNPYRTRTGPEILRTHLSPDKTEADAELWLPVEPEHR, encoded by the coding sequence ATGCTGGAGCGGCTGAACCAGGCCATGGAGCACATCGAGCTCCATCTCGACCAGGCCGTCGAGGTGGAGGAGCTGGCACGCATCGCGGCCACCTCGGAGCACCACCTGCGCCGGATGTTCTCCGCGCTCGCGGGCATGCCGCTGTCGGAGTACGTCCGGCGCCGCCGGCTCACCGTCGCGGGCGCCGAAGTGCTCGCGGGACGTGAGACGCTGCTGGAGATCGCGGTGCGCTATGGCTACGGCTCCGGTGAGGCGTTCGCGCGGGCGTTCCGTGCCATGCACGGCATCGGACCAGGCGAGGCCCGGCGTACCGGCGCCGCGCTCAACTCCCAGTCCCGGATGGCCTTCCGCCTCACCATCGAAGGGAGCAGCAGTATGCGGTACCGCATCGTGGACAGGGCGGACTTCACCGTCGTCGGGTTCAGGACCCGGGTACCGCTGGTGCACGCGGGCCCGAACCAGGCGATCATGGACTTCGTCCGTGGGGCCGACCCGCGGGCTCTGGAGTGCCTGCAAAAGCTGTCGGACCAGGAGCCGCACGGCATCGTCGCGGTCTGCGACGACATGGACCCCAGCCGCGCCGAGGGCACCGAACTCGACTACTACCACGGCGTGATCACTTCCGCGGCCGCTCCTGAGGGCACAACCACGTTGGCCGTCCCGGCCGGCACCTGGGCGGTCTTCACCACCTCCGGGCCGGCACCACAGGCGATCCAGGAGCTGTGGCGGGACGTGTTCACCGAGTGGTTCCCGTCGAATCCGTACCGCACCCGCACCGGCCCCGAGATCCTGCGCACCCACCTGTCGCCGGACAAGACCGAGGCCGACGCCGAACTGTGGCTCCCGGTGGAGCCCGAGCACCGCTGA